The Acropora palmata chromosome 10, jaAcrPala1.3, whole genome shotgun sequence genome contains a region encoding:
- the LOC141895084 gene encoding uncharacterized protein LOC141895084: MLECALPVGESAPTVPSNTLYTKQAAEAMLECVLPVGESAPTVPSNTLYTKQAAEAMLECALPVGETAPTVPSNTLYTKQAAEAMLECALPVGETAPTVPSNTLYTKQAAEAMLECALPVGETAPTVPSNTLYTKQAAVAMLECALPVGETAPTVPSNTLYTKQAAEAMLECALPVGETARTVPSDSFYTQQAAEAMLECALPLGETAPIVPSNTLYTKQAAEAMLECALPVGESAPTVPSNTLYTKQAAEAMLECALPVGETAPTVPSNTLYTKQAAEAMLECALPVGETAPTVPSNTLYTKQAAEAVLECALPVGETAPTVPSNTLYTKQAAEAMLECALPVGETAPTVPSNTWVPFQAAKAVLEHAFSVGETAPTVPSNTFYMKQAAEAMLECALTVGETAPTVPNNNLLTKQGAEDMLECALPVGETAPTVPSNTLHTKRAAEAMLECALPVGETSATVPSDTLVTKQAVEAMMECALPVGETAPTVPSNTFYMKQAAEAMFKCALPVGETAPTVPSKTLHMKQAAEAMLECASPVNETAPAVPSNTRASFQAAKAVLERAFSVGEAAPTVPSKTLHMKQAAEAMLECASPVNETASAVPSNTRASFQAAKAALEHAFSVGEAAPTVPSKTLHMKQAAEAMLECASPVSETAPAVPSDTLMRKQVSGAMLECVLPVCETALPVTNNALGESKETSCGAPEIKQTRKRKRSNLESEDRDPQKSSQKEEGCEDSQKVDSKTVDEIIKPLEIKTNRQKSKSKRASQKSGRKKLQSVPQRSEGDSVAVASSSTEPLPDQNGTTKSDSSPVLPETEMSPMVGRASGEIPLRQNDSLLVEDNHDCEVDLEIFYNEDALLPVKKPSSTDLTLWQRQTTCRKYSQESGPGQPSGNSTELHHKVVCDSPEVVPEEVNVEQEKTPLKGPRKGKKRKRGGRLKKSAKKQRGSQEQGKVDQVESTFSQSGASEALNQAVETDPATACSPTSISVGDRNAVVLVEGARDASLEPPSETTITTPSVGDEACRLEASETPAATHEPLAMDAPALIANVKREVEFPEAAVHGLNEQGGGGSMPLVCYYVRAAFEAMFHDPNFQTQVAAVSALPPNWGHPSDVHAAQAQNNRARRRRMRRVWNGEAFVPEEERRQETAPYSRRCQGRLN; encoded by the exons ATGTTAGAATGTGCGTTGCCTGTGGGTGAATCTGCACCAACTGTGCCAAGCAACACTCTTTATACAAAGCAAGCAGCTGAGGCCATGTTAGAATGTGTGTTGCCTGTGGGTGAATCTGCACCAACTGTGCCAAGCAACACTCTTTATACAAAGCAAGCAGCTGAGGCCATGTTAGAATGTGCGTTGCCTGTGGGTGAAACTGCACCAACTGTGCCAAGCAACACTCTTTATACAAAGCAAGCAGCTGAGGCCATGTTAGAATGTGCGTTGCCTGTGGGTGAAACTGCACCAACTGTGCCAAGCAACACTCTTTATACAAAGCAAGCAGCTGAGGCCATGTTAGAATGTGCGTTGCCTGTGGGTGAAACTGCACCAACTGTGCCAAGCAACACTCTTTATACAAAGCAAGCAGCTGTGGCCATGTTAGAATGTGCATTGCCTGTGGGTGAAACTGCACCAACTGTGCCAAGCAACACTCTTTATACAAAGCAAGCAGCTGAGGCCATGTTAGAATGTGCGTTGCCTGTGGGTGAAACTGCACGAACTGTGCCAAGCGACAGTTTTTATACGCAGCAAGCAGCTGAGGCCATGTTAGAATGTGCGTTGCCTTTGGGTGAAACTGCACCAATTGTGCCAAGCAACACTCTTTATACAAAGCAAGCAGCTGAGGCCATGTTAGAATGTGCGTTGCCTGTGGGTGAATCTGCACCAACTGTGCCAAGCAACACTCTTTATACAAAGCAAGCAGCTGAGGCCATGTTAGAATGTGCGTTGCCTGTGGGTGAAACTGCACCAACTGTGCCAAGCAACACTCTTTATACAAAGCAAGCAGCTGAGGCCATGTTAGAATGTGCGTTGCCTGTGGGTGAAACTGCACCAACTGTGCCAAGCAACACTCTTTATACAAAGCAAGCAGCTGAGGCCGTGTTAGAATGTGCGTTGCCTGTGGGTGAAACTGCACCAACTGTGCCAAGCAACACTCTTTATACAAAGCAAGCAGCTGAGGCCATGTTAGAATGTGCGTTGCCTGTGGGTGAAACTGCACCAACTGTGCCCAGCAACACTTGGGTTCCATTTCAAGCAGCTAAGGCTGTGTTGGAACATGCATTTTCTGTGGGTGAAACTGCACCAACTGTGCCAAGCAACACTTTTTATATGAAGCAAGCAGCTGAGGCCATGTTAGAATGTGCGTTGACTGTGGGTGAAACTGCACCGACTGTCCCTAATAACAACTTGCTTACAAAGCAAGGAGCTGAGGATATGTTAGAATGTGCGTTGCCTGTGGGTGAAACTGCACCAACTGTGCCAAGCAACACTCTTCATACGAAGCGAGCAGCTGAGGCCATGTTAGAATGTGCGTTGCCTGTAGGTGAAACTTCAGCAACTGTGCCCAGTGACACTCTGGTTACCAAACAAGCAGTTGAGGCTATGATGGAATGTGCGTTGCCTGTGGGTGAAACTGCACCAACTGTGCCAAGCAACACTTTTTATATGAAGCAAGCAGCTGAGGCCATGTTTAAATGTGCATTGCCTGTGGGTGAAACTGCACCAACTGTGCCAAGCAAGACTCTTCATATGAAGCAAGCAGCTGAGGCCATGTTGGAATGTGCATCACCTGTGAATGAGACTGCACCAGCTGTGCCCAGCAACACTCGGGCTTCCTTTCAAGCAGCTAAGGCTGTGTTGGAACGTGCATTTTCTGTGGGTGAAGCTGCACCAACTGTGCCAAGCAAGACTCTTCATATGAAGCAAGCAGCTGAGGCCATGTTGGAATGTGCGTCACCTGTGAATGAGACTGCATCAGCTGTGCCCAGCAACACTCGGGCTTCATTTCAAGCAGCTAAGGCTGCGTTGGAACATGCATTTTCTGTGGGTGAAGCTGCACCAACTGTGCCAAGCAAGACTCTTCACATGAAGCAAGCAGCTGAGGCCATGTTGGAATGTGCATCACCTGTGAGTGAAACTGCACCAGCTGTGCCAAGTGACACCCTGATGAGAAAGCAAGTATCTGGGGCTATGTTGGAATGTGTGTTGCCTGTGTGTGAAACTGCTCTTCCTGTGACCAACAATGCATTGGGTGAGTCGAAAGAAACATCATGTGGAGCACCAGAAATcaagcaaacaagaaaaaggaagagaagCAATCTTGAAAGTGAAGACAGAGATCCACAGAAGTCATCCCAAAAAGAAGAAGGTTGTGAAGACAGCCAGAAAGTTGACAGCAAAACGGTTGATGAGATAATTAAGCCTTTGGAGATAAAGACGAAcagacaaaaaagcaaaagcaaaaggGCCTCCCAGAAGAGTGGACGCAAAAAGCTACAATCAGTACCACAGAGAAGTGAAGGTGATTCAGTGGCTGTTGCATCATCTTCCACAGAACCTTTACCTGATCAAAACGGGACAACCAAATCTGATTCTTCTCCTGTGTTACCCGAGACTGAGATG tCACCTATGGTTGGAAGGGCCTCTGGAGAAATTCCTTTGAGACAAAATGATTCATTGCTAGTTGAAGACAACCATGATTGTGAAGTTgatcttgaaatattttacaatgaaGATGCCTTGCTTCCTGTTAAAAAACCATCATCAACGGATTTAACTTTGTGGCAAAGGCAAACCACATGCAGGAAGTATTCTCAGGAGAGTGGACCAGGGCAGCCTTCTGGTAATTCTACTGAATTGCATCACAAAGTCGTTTGTGATAGTCCTGAAGTGGTTCCTGAAGAAGTCAACgtggaacaagaaaaaacaccTTTAAAAGGGCCAAGGAAAGGGAAAAAACGCAAAAGAGGGGGCAGGTTGAAAAAGAGTGCAAAAAAGCAAAGAGGGTCCCAAGAGCAAGGCAAGGTTGATCAAGTGGAAAGCACATTCTCCCAAAGTGGAGCTTCGGAGGCTTTGAACCAGGCTGTTGAGACTGATCCAGCCACTGCATGCAGTCCCACTTCCATCAGTGTGGGTGACAGAAATGCTGTCGTGTTAGTTGAGGGAGCTCGTGATGCTTCACTTGAGCCTCCATCTGAAACGACCATAACTACACCAAGTGTGGGAGATGAAGCATGCAGACTAGAAG CAAGTGAAACCCCAGCTGCAACCCACGAGCCATTGGCCATGGATGCTCCAGCCTTGATCGCCAATGTCAAGAGAGAGGTAGAATTCCCAGAGGCAGCTGTTCATGGCCTTAACGAGCAGGGTGGTGGAGGTTCAATGCCTCTTGTTTGCTATTACGTGCGAGCAGCCTTTGAGGCAATGTTTCATGATCCCAACTTTCAAACACAAGTTGCAGCTGTTTCTGCTTTGCCTCCCAACTGGGGCCATCCAAGTGAT GTGCATGCAGCTCAGGCTCAAAACAACCGAGCACGTCGCCGAAGAATGAGAAGAGTCTGGAATGGCGAGGCCTTTGTCCCTGAG GAGGAAAGACGCCAGGAGACAGCACCTTACTCACGAAGGTGCCAGGGCCGACTTAACTAA